The Candidatus Edwardsbacteria bacterium genome has a segment encoding these proteins:
- the hycI gene encoding hydrogenase maturation peptidase HycI, giving the protein MEWTDPVASAVEASARLMIFGIGNEMMGDDAAGSLVARELRMMLQDCKHESFAEVLVAGTNPENFTGLVRNKKPDLVIFIDAADMGRPVGEVAFLNHKDMHSMMHSTHTMPLSFLGDYLEKITGAKIIALGIQAGQIQLEVPMSRPVAESVKTISRFLHRAILDKLKAPPEDRP; this is encoded by the coding sequence ATGGAATGGACCGATCCGGTGGCTTCGGCCGTCGAAGCTTCCGCCAGGCTGATGATCTTCGGCATCGGCAACGAGATGATGGGCGACGATGCCGCCGGTTCGCTGGTGGCCCGGGAATTGCGGATGATGCTGCAGGACTGCAAACACGAAAGTTTTGCCGAAGTGCTGGTGGCCGGGACCAATCCCGAGAATTTCACCGGCCTGGTCCGGAATAAAAAACCCGATCTGGTGATATTCATCGATGCCGCCGATATGGGGCGGCCGGTGGGCGAGGTAGCCTTTCTCAACCACAAAGACATGCACTCCATGATGCACTCCACCCATACCATGCCGCTGTCTTTTTTGGGCGACTATCTGGAGAAGATAACCGGGGCCAAGATCATCGCCCTGGGCATCCAGGCCGGGCAGATCCAACTGGAAGTGCCCATGAGCCGGCCGGTGGCGGAGAGCGTCAAAACCATCTCCCGCTTTCTGCATCGGGCCATCCTGGATAAGCTGAAGGCCCCGCCGGAAGACCGCCCCTGA
- a CDS encoding Trm112 family protein, whose product MLDQKLLDILACPKCKGQLEYRPQEQKLLCWSCKLGYKIMDDIPVMLIDEAEPISGSKK is encoded by the coding sequence ATGTTGGATCAGAAATTGCTGGATATTCTGGCCTGTCCCAAATGCAAGGGCCAGCTGGAGTACCGCCCCCAAGAACAGAAACTGCTGTGCTGGTCATGCAAACTGGGCTACAAGATCATGGATGATATCCCGGTGATGCTGATAGACGAGGCCGAGCCGATCAGCGGGAGCAAGAAATAG
- the murA gene encoding UDP-N-acetylglucosamine 1-carboxyvinyltransferase: MDKFVIDGGRPLSGMVRASGAKNAVLPAMAACLLAPGRSVLTNVPNVMDVRTMRRLLIRLGAKVDFEDNRMVIDVPDKLKCEAEYEIVKQMRASYYVLGPLLARFGKAKVSLPGGCSIGARPIDLHLKGMEALGAKIQILHGYVEAHGRPLKGARLLLAGSHGVSVGATINVMMAAALAKGTTVIESAALEPEVVSTAQMLVSMGADITGAGTPVMTIAGVEGLRPAETRMIPDRIETGSLMIAAAVSGGCLTIEDCRPDHLAAVIEALRAMGVKVAAGDEMVTVEARRRVRPIDLTIAPYPGFPTDMQPQMMTLMTIASGLSVITETIFENRFMHVPELQRLGADIKVEGKSAVIKGVSELTGAPVMGSDLRASAALVIAGLKADGKTEVNRIYHLDRGYERWERKLKKLGAKIRRVHQKMAV; the protein is encoded by the coding sequence GTGGATAAATTCGTCATCGATGGGGGCCGGCCGCTGTCCGGCATGGTCCGGGCCTCGGGAGCCAAGAACGCGGTGCTGCCGGCCATGGCGGCCTGCCTGCTGGCACCGGGAAGGTCCGTCCTGACCAACGTTCCCAATGTGATGGACGTGCGCACCATGAGGCGCCTGCTTATCCGGTTGGGAGCCAAAGTGGATTTCGAAGACAACCGGATGGTCATCGATGTTCCTGACAAGCTTAAGTGCGAAGCCGAATACGAGATCGTCAAGCAGATGAGGGCCTCCTATTATGTGCTGGGGCCCCTGCTGGCCAGGTTCGGAAAAGCCAAAGTGTCCCTGCCGGGGGGGTGCTCCATCGGGGCTCGTCCCATAGACCTTCACTTGAAAGGCATGGAGGCCCTGGGGGCCAAAATTCAGATACTTCACGGCTATGTCGAAGCTCATGGCAGGCCGCTTAAAGGGGCCCGGCTGCTTTTGGCCGGCTCCCACGGGGTTTCGGTGGGGGCCACCATCAATGTGATGATGGCGGCGGCTTTGGCCAAAGGGACAACCGTCATCGAATCGGCGGCCCTGGAGCCCGAGGTGGTATCCACCGCCCAGATGCTGGTATCCATGGGAGCGGACATCACCGGCGCCGGCACTCCGGTTATGACCATCGCCGGGGTGGAGGGCTTGAGGCCGGCCGAGACCAGGATGATCCCCGACCGCATCGAGACCGGATCTTTGATGATAGCGGCGGCCGTTAGCGGTGGCTGCCTGACCATTGAGGACTGCCGGCCGGACCATCTGGCTGCGGTCATCGAGGCCCTGAGGGCCATGGGGGTCAAAGTGGCGGCCGGCGACGAGATGGTGACCGTGGAGGCCCGGCGGCGGGTAAGACCGATAGATCTGACCATCGCCCCCTATCCCGGTTTTCCCACCGACATGCAGCCCCAGATGATGACCCTGATGACCATTGCCTCGGGCCTTTCGGTGATAACCGAGACCATCTTCGAGAACCGGTTCATGCATGTTCCCGAGCTTCAGCGTTTGGGGGCCGATATCAAGGTTGAGGGCAAAAGCGCCGTGATAAAGGGCGTGTCCGAGTTGACCGGGGCCCCGGTGATGGGCTCCGACCTGAGGGCTTCGGCGGCCCTGGTCATCGCCGGGCTCAAGGCCGATGGGAAGACCGAGGTCAACCGCATATACCATCTGGATAGGGGTTATGAGAGATGGGAGCGGAAACTGAAGAAACTGGGGGCCAAGATCCGCCGGGTGCATCAGAAAATGGCG